One Mycolicibacterium fortuitum subsp. fortuitum genomic window carries:
- a CDS encoding catalase family protein yields MTTAEVQRIIENLKPVPYRDDLEQPKPGEAEDIEKIVKALRKNNERAYRKFKHGLRDAHAKSHAILRGELIVNPDLPEVLAQGMFSEARSYPVIARISTTSGVLRSDKNRGVRGLGIKAIGVHGERAMKDPEDDPNVTQDFVLVTHEEFLFADAHAYRKLGMLSATLLARLSDRALWVGSELLGALKKIGLPIPENLAVFAAPNRPILGETFYSSAPIRYGDYVARFKYEPTSPEVKALADQTLPRNPGQDEHRDLIMAFFEKHSAEYTFSVQLCLDTAEMPIEDATRPWNSPYLPVAKVVYPEQNPYSALRRAYGDDVLSFNSWRGLEAHRPLGSINRLKLKVYEASSDFRHLKNNIERREPFDISELPD; encoded by the coding sequence ATGACCACTGCCGAGGTGCAGCGCATCATCGAGAATCTCAAGCCGGTTCCCTACCGCGACGACCTTGAGCAACCCAAACCCGGTGAGGCCGAGGACATCGAAAAGATCGTCAAGGCGCTGCGCAAGAACAACGAACGGGCCTACCGGAAGTTCAAGCACGGACTGCGTGACGCACATGCCAAGAGCCACGCCATCCTGCGGGGCGAGCTCATCGTCAACCCGGATCTGCCCGAGGTACTTGCCCAAGGGATGTTCTCCGAGGCGCGCAGCTATCCGGTGATCGCCCGGATCTCCACCACCTCGGGAGTGCTGCGTAGCGACAAGAACCGCGGCGTGCGCGGACTCGGCATCAAGGCCATCGGTGTGCACGGCGAGCGCGCCATGAAGGATCCCGAGGACGATCCGAACGTCACACAGGACTTCGTGCTCGTCACCCACGAGGAATTCCTGTTCGCCGACGCCCACGCTTACCGCAAGCTGGGCATGCTGAGCGCCACCCTGCTGGCCCGGTTGTCCGATCGCGCGTTGTGGGTGGGTAGCGAACTGCTCGGCGCGCTCAAGAAGATCGGTCTGCCGATCCCGGAGAATCTCGCCGTCTTCGCCGCCCCCAACCGCCCGATCCTGGGCGAGACGTTCTACTCCTCCGCACCGATCCGCTATGGCGACTACGTGGCCCGCTTCAAGTACGAACCGACCTCGCCGGAGGTCAAAGCCCTTGCGGACCAGACCCTTCCGCGCAATCCCGGGCAGGACGAGCACCGCGACCTCATCATGGCATTTTTCGAAAAGCATTCGGCGGAGTACACATTCAGCGTGCAACTGTGCCTGGACACAGCCGAGATGCCGATCGAGGATGCCACGCGCCCGTGGAACTCTCCGTACCTGCCGGTGGCCAAGGTGGTCTACCCCGAGCAGAACCCGTACAGCGCACTGCGCCGTGCATATGGCGACGACGTGTTGTCCTTCAACTCATGGCGAGGCCTGGAGGCGCACCGGCCGCTTGGATCCATCAACCGGCTCAAGCTCAAGGTCTACGAGGCCTCGAGCGACTTCCGGCACCTCAAGAACAACATCGAACGACGTGAGCCCTTCGACATCTCCGAACTTCCGGATTGA
- a CDS encoding LuxR C-terminal-related transcriptional regulator: protein MPGQWQLLDRPAEHEAIRAALSGTDSCGVVLVGAAGVGKTTLARTVTASLSRKVHWTACTESSRSIPLGAFAHWVSSSGSRDPIALIGSARESLVADGDTIVGIDDAHLLDQLSATLLHQIAVERSGHVVATVRSGEPVPDAVTSLWKDGYLQRFELSPFTKQQSIALIETVLGGTLEGLSADVMWETSGGNPLFLRNMVEGAVDAGTLAEVNGVWQFRGPTVIPSGLVELLDERLAHAGDEVMHALKLLALCEPLDIDALAELAGEDAVDAAEMRGLIRIVADDGQINARFSHPLFGEVVRRRVGTASARKLRGRIAKILHERNLDSPASRIKLAELAIESDQGTDIELLITAAKDAVFLSNLPLGEKLARAAFDHGGGLSAAALLSRALLWQGHPAQADSILEQFSPAELNEMELVQWGIPRVSNLFWSLGDVTRAGQVLALLQERVTHPTLRLIVDATGAGMAVHQNKISEGLEIAERVLANPEAPRQAVDFAAFAAGLSMPLIGRGHDFLPIASRCRAERKTTDGMVRIMVFYGEVLALAYTGRLELATQRANEYAEFSSAGQFAGWAIAKIMDGVAATHSGRFRDAIRSIEQALAALNAESSLPWQLPGRLLLARAYAGVGNPADAERVLEDAKEHSGEFMALHEPLRMIAKAWVAAAKGGHRSAIDLARAAADAAHSSGQYAVEAEALHSAARFGDRSVTRRLQELVDRVDGPLPALFARHAAAVAAADPVELDKVSGAFEEAGLLLSAADSAAQAVPLHDKAGHRRNNTESAAHALQLASKCGGAATPAIRSAARPLPVTGREREVAGLVAQGLSNREIAERLIVSVRTVEGHIYRACIKLGVADRDELAKIVWNDLAQ, encoded by the coding sequence ATGCCTGGTCAGTGGCAGCTTTTGGACCGGCCCGCCGAGCACGAGGCCATTCGGGCCGCCCTCAGCGGGACGGACAGCTGCGGCGTCGTCCTCGTCGGAGCCGCGGGCGTCGGCAAGACCACACTCGCGCGCACCGTCACCGCATCGTTGAGCCGCAAGGTGCACTGGACCGCCTGCACCGAGTCATCTCGCAGCATTCCGCTCGGCGCATTCGCCCACTGGGTGTCGTCGTCCGGATCACGGGACCCCATCGCTCTCATCGGGTCGGCGCGTGAATCCCTTGTGGCCGACGGTGACACCATCGTCGGCATCGACGATGCGCATCTGCTGGACCAGTTGTCGGCGACGCTGCTGCACCAGATCGCCGTGGAGCGCTCGGGGCACGTGGTGGCAACCGTGCGCAGCGGGGAACCGGTGCCCGATGCCGTCACCTCGCTGTGGAAGGACGGTTATCTCCAACGCTTCGAACTCAGCCCGTTCACCAAGCAGCAGAGCATCGCGCTGATCGAAACCGTCCTGGGTGGAACGCTGGAGGGGCTCAGCGCCGACGTGATGTGGGAGACCTCGGGCGGCAACCCACTGTTTCTGCGCAACATGGTCGAGGGTGCGGTCGACGCCGGCACGCTCGCCGAAGTCAACGGGGTGTGGCAGTTCCGCGGCCCCACCGTGATCCCGTCCGGGCTCGTCGAACTGCTCGACGAGCGATTGGCGCACGCCGGTGACGAGGTCATGCACGCGCTCAAGCTGTTGGCATTGTGTGAGCCACTGGACATCGACGCACTGGCAGAGCTGGCCGGCGAGGATGCGGTGGACGCGGCCGAGATGCGCGGCCTGATCCGGATCGTGGCCGACGACGGTCAGATCAACGCCCGCTTCAGCCATCCGCTCTTCGGCGAGGTGGTCCGCCGCCGGGTCGGCACGGCGTCGGCCCGCAAGCTGCGCGGCCGCATCGCCAAGATCCTGCACGAGCGCAACCTCGATTCCCCTGCCAGCCGAATCAAGCTGGCGGAGTTGGCCATCGAGAGCGATCAGGGCACCGACATCGAACTGCTGATCACCGCCGCCAAGGACGCGGTATTCCTGTCCAACCTTCCGCTCGGGGAGAAACTGGCCCGTGCCGCGTTCGACCACGGCGGTGGGCTCAGCGCGGCCGCGCTCCTGTCCCGCGCATTGTTGTGGCAGGGGCATCCGGCACAGGCGGACAGCATCCTCGAGCAGTTCTCCCCCGCCGAGCTGAACGAGATGGAGCTCGTGCAGTGGGGCATACCGCGGGTGTCCAACCTGTTCTGGTCCCTGGGCGACGTGACCCGCGCCGGACAGGTCCTGGCCCTCCTGCAGGAACGGGTCACCCATCCGACCCTGCGCCTGATCGTCGACGCGACGGGCGCGGGCATGGCCGTGCACCAGAACAAGATTTCCGAGGGGCTCGAGATCGCCGAACGAGTGCTGGCAAACCCCGAGGCACCTCGCCAGGCCGTGGATTTCGCGGCGTTCGCCGCCGGCCTGTCGATGCCGCTGATCGGGCGCGGTCACGACTTCCTGCCGATCGCGTCACGGTGCCGTGCCGAACGCAAGACCACCGACGGCATGGTCCGCATCATGGTGTTCTACGGCGAGGTGCTGGCGCTGGCCTACACGGGCCGGTTGGAGCTCGCCACGCAGCGGGCCAACGAATACGCCGAATTCTCCTCGGCGGGCCAGTTCGCCGGATGGGCGATCGCCAAGATCATGGACGGCGTCGCGGCCACCCACAGTGGCCGGTTCCGCGATGCCATCCGGTCGATCGAGCAGGCCCTGGCCGCGCTGAACGCAGAAAGTTCCCTGCCCTGGCAGCTTCCCGGCCGGCTGCTGTTGGCCCGTGCCTACGCAGGGGTGGGAAATCCGGCCGACGCCGAACGGGTACTCGAGGACGCCAAGGAGCACTCGGGCGAATTCATGGCTCTGCACGAGCCGCTGCGGATGATCGCCAAGGCCTGGGTGGCCGCGGCCAAGGGTGGTCACCGCTCGGCGATCGACCTGGCCCGGGCGGCCGCGGATGCGGCACATTCCTCTGGCCAATACGCCGTCGAAGCCGAAGCCCTGCACAGCGCGGCCCGCTTCGGCGACCGCAGCGTGACCAGACGCCTGCAGGAGCTGGTCGACCGCGTGGACGGTCCGCTGCCCGCGCTGTTCGCCCGCCACGCCGCGGCTGTGGCCGCTGCCGATCCGGTCGAACTGGACAAGGTGTCCGGCGCCTTCGAAGAGGCCGGCCTGCTGCTGTCGGCGGCCGACTCCGCCGCCCAGGCGGTGCCGCTGCACGACAAAGCCGGGCACCGCCGCAACAACACCGAATCCGCCGCGCACGCACTGCAATTGGCATCCAAGTGCGGCGGGGCCGCCACCCCGGCGATCCGATCGGCCGCCCGTCCACTGCCGGTGACCGGACGGGAACGCGAGGTCGCCGGACTGGTGGCCCAGGGGTTGTCGAACCGCGAGATCGCCGAACGGCTCATCGTGTCGGTCCGCACCGTGGAGGGCCACATCTACCGGGCATGTATCAAGCTCGGTGTGGCCGATCGCGATGAGCTGGCCAAGATCGTCTGGAACGACTTGGCGCAATGA
- a CDS encoding bifunctional nitrate reductase/sulfite reductase flavoprotein subunit alpha, protein MADGAGSGSIPDNTQRTACSYCGVGCGIEVTTRDDAGRTVIARVSGDKLHPTNFGRLCTKGAMHAEMMAAEDDRLTSALLRPARGDELEPAPVDDAVAEAGRRLRAIVDEHGPDAVALYVSGQMTLEAQYLATKLAKGFLRTAHIESNSRLCMASAGTGFKQSLGSDGPPGSYTDFDRADLFFVTGANMADCHPILFLRMADRLKAGAKLIVVDPRRTATADRADLFLQIKPGTDLALLNGLLHLLVANGDIDHEFIAEHTEGWEVMPDFLADYPPDRVAEITGIPEADIRTAAAMIAEAGEWMSCWTMGLNQSTHGTWNTNAICNLHLATGAICRPGSGPMSLTGQPNAMGGREMGYMGPGLPGQRSVLAADDRAFVETRWGLEPGAIRSTVGPGTIGMFEQMEQGKIKACWIICTNPVASVANRKTVINGLEAAELVVVQDAYRSTATSHYADILLPAALWAEAEGVMVNSERNLTLLSPSVAPLGQARPDWQLICQVAAHLGFAEHFDYQSAEEIFAEIRGFANPKTGYDLRGADYERLRQTPLQWPVPPVDGPGGEEDRHPIRYLNDGLSQELFVDADGHRPRLAFATPSRRAVFLARPHMDAAELPDDDYPMVLNTGRLQHQWHTMTKTGKVDKLNKLNPAPFVEIHPLDALELDIVEGQPVELTSRRGRAVLPAVLSDRVRPGNCFAPFHWNDEHGEYLTVNAVTNDAVDPDSLQPEFKVSAVSLRPVRSLDGTPAVHPLAAEMGLGTVHKPVLSPDEKIYLAGFFTGLPEDPTGVPVLPDVAPISNKVRLWVDGVLAGRYSRAGDGAPGERAAPTGPLVLWASQTGTAEEFAAGLAGRIDGASLVNMDDLALADLAAARDILVVTSTFGDGGPPDNGADFWSRLQAPDAPQLHGLRYAVLGIGDKSYDNFCGHAKSLDQRLADLGATKLLERADCEAYDDERMRCWADAVTTALTGATPVPAVVGGGIRTVIPTEPDEFTRAKPILAALARNEPLTTPNAAKEVRQFGFDISEYDVSYSVGDSLGVYASNDSAVVDTWLAATALNPDSVIEVDGVEQSLRDALISSYDICRVTPDLLRFVADCCADRSASKILRNSGERRSNWLRNRNGLDIVTEFAVRAEPEQWQEVLVRLTPRSYSISSSPLVSPHEVQTTVSVVRYRGPGGAARGGVCSTFLADRAAAAPVFLQRSPHFRPPEDADTPMIMVGPGTGVAPFRGFLQERRMLGHRGRNWLFFGDQHRSENFYYRDELEDMAADGFLSRLDLAFSRDQAARVYVQHKMLEHGAQVWRWLDDGAHFYVCGDAGRMAKDVDATLTTILRTHGGMSEDTAHDYKRELVAQKRYVRDVY, encoded by the coding sequence ATGGCGGACGGCGCGGGCTCGGGTTCGATCCCGGACAACACACAGCGCACGGCGTGTTCGTACTGTGGCGTCGGATGCGGTATCGAGGTCACCACCAGGGACGATGCCGGCCGCACGGTGATCGCCCGAGTCAGTGGCGACAAGCTGCACCCCACCAATTTCGGGCGGCTGTGCACCAAGGGTGCGATGCACGCGGAGATGATGGCCGCCGAAGACGACCGGCTCACGTCTGCTTTGCTGCGGCCCGCGCGCGGGGACGAATTGGAACCGGCGCCGGTGGACGACGCGGTAGCCGAGGCGGGTCGCCGGCTGCGGGCCATCGTCGACGAGCACGGTCCCGATGCCGTCGCGCTCTACGTGTCCGGCCAGATGACCCTGGAGGCCCAGTACCTCGCCACCAAGCTCGCCAAGGGCTTCCTGCGTACTGCGCACATCGAATCGAACTCCCGGCTGTGCATGGCCAGTGCGGGAACCGGGTTCAAGCAGTCGCTCGGTTCCGATGGGCCGCCGGGCTCCTACACCGACTTCGACCGGGCCGATCTGTTCTTCGTCACCGGTGCCAACATGGCCGATTGTCATCCGATTCTGTTCCTTCGCATGGCCGATCGGCTCAAGGCCGGCGCCAAGCTCATCGTGGTGGACCCACGCCGCACCGCCACGGCCGACCGCGCCGATCTGTTCCTGCAGATCAAACCGGGAACCGATCTGGCACTGCTCAACGGTCTGCTGCACCTGCTGGTGGCGAACGGTGACATCGACCACGAGTTCATCGCCGAGCACACCGAAGGCTGGGAGGTGATGCCGGACTTTTTGGCGGACTACCCGCCGGACCGCGTCGCCGAGATCACCGGAATCCCCGAAGCCGACATCCGCACCGCCGCGGCGATGATCGCCGAGGCCGGGGAGTGGATGAGCTGCTGGACCATGGGGCTCAACCAGAGCACCCACGGGACCTGGAACACCAACGCCATCTGCAACCTGCACCTCGCCACCGGCGCCATCTGCCGGCCCGGCAGCGGGCCGATGTCGCTGACCGGTCAACCCAATGCCATGGGCGGCCGAGAAATGGGTTACATGGGACCGGGTCTGCCCGGGCAGCGGTCGGTGCTCGCGGCCGACGACCGGGCGTTCGTCGAGACGCGGTGGGGCCTGGAGCCCGGCGCGATCCGCTCCACGGTGGGTCCGGGAACGATCGGCATGTTCGAACAGATGGAGCAGGGCAAGATCAAGGCCTGCTGGATCATCTGCACCAATCCGGTTGCCAGCGTCGCCAATCGGAAAACCGTGATCAACGGATTGGAAGCCGCGGAACTGGTCGTCGTGCAGGACGCGTACCGGTCCACCGCTACCAGTCACTACGCCGACATCCTGCTGCCCGCGGCGTTGTGGGCCGAAGCCGAAGGCGTCATGGTCAATTCGGAGCGCAACCTGACCCTGCTGTCCCCGTCGGTCGCCCCGCTCGGTCAGGCCCGCCCGGACTGGCAGCTGATCTGTCAGGTGGCTGCGCATCTGGGCTTCGCCGAACACTTCGATTACCAGTCGGCAGAAGAGATCTTCGCGGAGATCCGCGGGTTCGCGAACCCGAAGACCGGATATGACCTGCGGGGTGCCGACTATGAGAGGCTGCGGCAGACCCCGCTGCAGTGGCCGGTCCCACCGGTCGACGGCCCCGGTGGGGAGGAGGACCGGCACCCGATCCGGTACCTCAACGACGGCCTGAGCCAGGAGCTGTTCGTCGACGCCGACGGGCACCGGCCCCGGCTGGCCTTCGCGACGCCGTCGCGGCGCGCCGTGTTCCTGGCCCGGCCGCACATGGATGCCGCGGAACTGCCCGATGACGACTATCCGATGGTGCTCAACACCGGCCGGCTGCAACATCAATGGCACACCATGACCAAGACCGGCAAGGTGGACAAGCTCAACAAGCTCAACCCGGCACCGTTCGTCGAAATCCACCCACTGGACGCCCTGGAACTCGACATCGTGGAGGGGCAACCGGTCGAGTTGACCTCGCGGCGCGGCCGTGCGGTGCTCCCCGCGGTGCTGTCGGACCGGGTGCGGCCCGGCAACTGCTTCGCGCCGTTTCACTGGAACGACGAACACGGCGAGTACCTCACCGTCAATGCGGTCACCAACGATGCCGTCGACCCGGACTCGCTACAGCCGGAGTTCAAGGTGAGCGCGGTCAGCCTACGTCCGGTCCGGTCGCTCGACGGCACCCCGGCAGTGCATCCGCTGGCGGCGGAAATGGGATTGGGCACCGTGCACAAGCCGGTCCTGAGCCCGGACGAAAAGATCTATCTGGCCGGGTTTTTCACCGGCCTTCCGGAAGATCCCACGGGAGTTCCGGTACTTCCGGACGTCGCGCCGATCAGTAACAAGGTGCGGCTGTGGGTGGACGGAGTGCTGGCGGGGCGCTATTCACGGGCCGGCGACGGTGCGCCCGGCGAGCGCGCGGCGCCGACGGGGCCGCTGGTGTTGTGGGCCTCGCAGACCGGCACCGCCGAGGAGTTCGCGGCCGGGCTGGCGGGCCGCATCGACGGGGCCTCGTTGGTCAACATGGATGACCTCGCGCTGGCCGACCTGGCCGCCGCACGCGACATCCTGGTGGTCACCAGTACATTCGGCGACGGCGGTCCACCGGACAACGGCGCCGACTTCTGGAGCCGGCTGCAGGCTCCCGACGCTCCACAGCTTCACGGACTTCGCTACGCCGTGCTGGGCATCGGGGACAAGTCTTACGACAACTTCTGCGGGCACGCCAAATCCCTGGATCAGCGGCTGGCCGATCTGGGTGCCACCAAGCTGCTCGAGCGCGCGGACTGCGAGGCCTACGACGACGAACGGATGCGGTGCTGGGCCGACGCGGTCACCACGGCACTCACCGGAGCCACACCGGTCCCGGCGGTCGTCGGCGGCGGCATCCGCACGGTCATTCCCACCGAGCCTGACGAATTCACCAGGGCCAAGCCGATTCTGGCCGCGCTGGCACGCAACGAACCGTTGACGACGCCGAACGCGGCCAAGGAGGTGCGGCAGTTCGGCTTCGACATCTCCGAGTACGACGTGAGTTACTCGGTCGGTGACTCGCTCGGCGTCTATGCCAGCAATGACTCGGCCGTGGTGGACACCTGGTTGGCGGCCACCGCACTCAACCCTGACTCGGTGATCGAGGTCGACGGGGTCGAGCAGTCGCTGCGCGATGCCCTCATCTCGTCGTACGACATCTGCCGGGTGACACCCGATTTGTTGCGTTTCGTCGCGGACTGCTGTGCCGACCGGTCGGCGTCCAAGATCCTGCGCAACTCCGGTGAACGGCGTAGCAACTGGTTGCGTAACCGCAACGGCCTCGACATCGTGACGGAATTCGCGGTACGTGCCGAACCTGAACAGTGGCAAGAGGTTCTGGTGCGGTTGACCCCGCGCAGTTACTCGATCTCCTCCAGTCCGTTGGTGAGCCCACACGAGGTTCAGACGACGGTGTCGGTGGTTCGTTATCGCGGTCCTGGCGGCGCGGCTCGGGGAGGGGTGTGTTCGACGTTCCTGGCGGACCGGGCCGCGGCAGCGCCGGTGTTCCTGCAGCGCTCACCGCATTTCCGTCCCCCCGAGGATGCGGACACCCCAATGATCATGGTCGGCCCGGGTACCGGGGTGGCGCCCTTCCGCGGGTTCCTGCAGGAGCGGCGCATGCTGGGCCACCGCGGTCGCAACTGGTTGTTCTTCGGCGATCAGCACCGCAGTGAGAACTTCTACTACCGCGACGAGCTTGAGGACATGGCTGCTGACGGGTTCTTGAGCCGGCTGGACCTGGCCTTCTCCCGTGATCAGGCCGCCCGGGTGTACGTGCAGCACAAGATGCTCGAGCACGGTGCCCAGGTGTGGCGGTGGCTGGACGACGGTGCCCACTTCTACGTGTGTGGCGATGCCGGCCGAATGGCCAAGGATGTGGACGCCACGCTCACCACGATCTTGCGCACCCATGGTGGGATGTCAGAGGACACCGCGCACGACTACAAACGAGAGCTGGTCGCCCAGAAGCGGTACGTACGCGACGTCTATTGA